The Flammeovirgaceae bacterium genome contains a region encoding:
- a CDS encoding ABC transporter permease codes for MLRNYITIAIRNILKYKLFSAINIAGLTVGVAACLFIFIYVKDELSFDRFHRDANRIYRVGLMGKMAGQEFNVSNSCYPVGRAMVEEIPGVTEYTRIWPASNTVVFSFEELSFSEKKVFYVDSNFFSFFSFELIHGDAGSMLTEPNSVVITEELSTKYFGAGNPVGKLLVIGPDKKSFKVTGVAKRVPLNSHFQFNALLSFSTVDNQIYKGWTGNSLYTYVKLDDKTTPGFVDARLEELVLKHVGPEIEQLGLTFEQFKAQGGKYSYFVYPMVDTHLYSKLEGDPEPAGDIKYVYIFAAVGLFILVIACINFMNLSTARSAGRAKEVGLRKTLGSFRRQLIGQFYAESFIYSVVAILFACALTWALLPSFNILAGKSLTFSSLWSVEFMTMVVVLLLLVGLLAGSYPALYLTSFNPVEVLKGKLRAGMKTKGVRSLLVVVQFSVSIFLIAATLVVYQQLSFMQQKSLGIDKNRVITIQNMRNLGESRKSFKEKLDQLSGITASSYTNNLFPGINNINVFRTAGSNQDRLLASYFADWDHQEVMKFNLKEGRFFSRDLASDSSACLINESAVRELGWTIETAVGSEILDFSGEQSKKITVVGVLEDFNYESLKTKVRPLIVQLVDVSRQLMVRYEGSPSEAVAKMEALWKEFAPGIPFEYSFLDQDFDALFRAEMRMRDLFTVFSSLAIFIACLGLFALAAFLTEQRTKEIGIRKALGAPVGGLVITLSKEFLLLVGIAFIVAVVPAWYFMGQWLAGFAYRIELSGWVFLLAGVMAFIVAALTIGYQAIKAAKLNPVTSLRYE; via the coding sequence ATGCTGCGTAATTACATTACCATTGCCATTCGTAACATCCTTAAGTACAAACTATTTTCAGCTATTAACATTGCCGGCTTAACAGTAGGTGTGGCTGCATGCCTCTTTATTTTTATTTATGTAAAAGATGAACTGAGTTTTGATCGGTTTCATCGCGATGCCAACCGTATTTACCGTGTGGGGTTAATGGGTAAAATGGCCGGGCAGGAATTTAATGTTAGTAACTCCTGTTACCCGGTGGGTCGCGCCATGGTTGAGGAGATTCCGGGTGTAACCGAGTATACCCGAATCTGGCCGGCTTCGAATACAGTTGTTTTTTCGTTCGAAGAATTGTCCTTCAGCGAAAAGAAAGTGTTTTATGTGGATTCCAATTTCTTTTCTTTTTTCAGTTTTGAGTTGATTCATGGCGATGCAGGCAGTATGCTTACTGAACCCAACTCGGTGGTGATTACCGAGGAATTATCCACAAAATATTTTGGTGCCGGTAATCCGGTGGGCAAACTTTTGGTTATCGGGCCTGACAAGAAATCATTTAAGGTTACAGGCGTGGCCAAAAGAGTACCGCTAAACTCGCATTTTCAATTCAACGCGCTATTGTCGTTTAGCACAGTGGATAATCAGATATACAAAGGCTGGACGGGCAATTCGCTTTATACGTATGTTAAACTTGATGACAAGACAACGCCCGGCTTTGTAGATGCCCGGTTGGAAGAACTGGTACTAAAACATGTGGGGCCTGAAATTGAGCAACTTGGCCTCACATTCGAGCAGTTTAAAGCGCAGGGAGGCAAATACAGTTACTTTGTTTACCCGATGGTGGATACCCACCTGTACAGTAAACTGGAAGGCGACCCTGAGCCGGCTGGCGATATTAAGTATGTTTACATTTTTGCTGCCGTGGGTTTATTCATTTTGGTTATCGCGTGCATCAATTTTATGAACCTTTCCACAGCGCGTTCGGCAGGGCGGGCTAAAGAAGTTGGCTTACGCAAAACACTCGGCTCTTTTCGCAGGCAGCTGATTGGGCAGTTTTATGCCGAATCCTTTATCTATAGTGTAGTCGCTATTCTCTTTGCCTGTGCACTTACCTGGGCATTATTACCCTCGTTCAATATACTGGCTGGTAAATCGTTAACATTTAGTTCACTGTGGAGCGTAGAGTTTATGACGATGGTAGTTGTCTTGCTTTTACTGGTAGGCTTGTTGGCGGGCAGCTACCCGGCTCTTTATCTCACTTCGTTTAATCCCGTAGAGGTGCTGAAAGGCAAATTGCGGGCGGGGATGAAAACCAAAGGCGTGCGCAGCTTGCTGGTGGTGGTGCAGTTTAGTGTATCCATCTTCTTAATTGCGGCAACGCTGGTTGTTTATCAGCAACTAAGTTTTATGCAGCAGAAAAGCCTGGGTATTGATAAGAACCGCGTTATTACTATTCAGAATATGCGGAACCTTGGCGAAAGCCGAAAGTCATTCAAAGAGAAACTGGATCAGCTCTCGGGTATAACGGCTTCATCGTACACAAATAATTTGTTTCCCGGGATTAACAACATCAACGTATTCAGAACAGCAGGTTCGAACCAGGATCGGTTACTGGCATCATACTTTGCTGATTGGGATCACCAGGAGGTGATGAAGTTTAACCTGAAGGAAGGCAGGTTTTTCAGTCGGGATTTGGCGTCTGATTCGTCAGCCTGCCTGATAAATGAATCGGCCGTTCGCGAATTGGGTTGGACTATAGAGACGGCCGTTGGTTCAGAAATTCTTGATTTTTCCGGAGAACAGTCCAAAAAGATTACGGTAGTTGGTGTTCTTGAAGATTTTAATTACGAATCATTAAAGACTAAAGTGCGGCCGTTGATTGTTCAGTTGGTGGATGTTTCCCGTCAACTAATGGTGCGGTACGAAGGCAGTCCTTCTGAAGCCGTTGCAAAAATGGAAGCGTTATGGAAAGAGTTTGCTCCGGGTATTCCGTTTGAGTACAGTTTTCTTGACCAGGATTTTGATGCCCTGTTCCGAGCCGAAATGCGTATGCGTGATCTGTTCACCGTATTTTCTTCGCTGGCTATATTCATTGCCTGCCTTGGCCTGTTTGCATTGGCTGCCTTTTTAACTGAGCAGCGGACAAAGGAAATCGGTATCCGGAAGGCGCTCGGTGCCCCTGTAGGCGGCCTGGTTATAACCCTTTCGAAGGAATTTTTACTGTTGGTAGGCATTGCCTTTATAGTAGCCGTGGTACCAGCCTGGTATTTTATGGGGCAATGGCTTGCCGGTTTTGCCTACCGGATTGAACTGAGTGGGTGGGTATTTCTGCTGGCAGGGGTAATGGCCTTTATTGTTGCCGCATTAACCATCGGTTACCAGGCCATTAAAGCAGCAAAACTTAACCCTGTAACCTCGCTGCGCTACGAGTAA
- a CDS encoding ABC transporter permease — protein MIKNYLLITIRSMMKNKIYLFINILGMAIAIACCIVGYYNYDFNASFDEYHTNRHEIYRVNLIREFQGKFTEYGYVPLPLGAALRENVKDVEAVTRYSSVYADVRIGDEIFDTRLSYVDSDFITMFTLEVLDGSLNAIQDKSRVLISDELALRLYGTVQAAGKPFTHILTEGRVREYEVGGVYKLPPTNSSFNDNAFTHYENFWDLNADFNQGSNWYFRNTVFVQLKDVSRINAIEEQLKPYKENNNKVREDFIISGFALDPLVGMAVRDEYASRPGRWTRNASPLAAVVGVGVMGIFVLLIACFNLTNTSIAISSRRLKEIGIRKVMGSMRQQLIVQFIGETMLVCFMALLLGMVIADLLLLPAFNALWPYMKLTTNYLGKPDFTIVMMLTLLFTGLLAGSYPAFYISKFQPTAILKGKLKFGGTNYFTRILLALQFAISLIGIVCSIAFTQNAKYQQEFDMGFKQREVLFTWVNSESEFNALRDVMAQNPDVISIAGAEHHLFSNAYNDPIKHEDKEIEADILNVGDNYLATAGLTLLQGRDFIKDSETDRKESVIITERVASLFGWDKPLGKEIIWMDTVKLFVVGVVKDIYNNGLWEDFDPVMFRYSATENYRHLVLTAPLDKIVGVNSYMEEKWKTIFPNRKFASRYMDDQLVEATTVNNNIVKMFIFLGIVAVLLSITGLFTLVSLNIIKKMKEIGVRKVLGASVANISRVINAEFVVILLIACLFGSWGGAWMSEMLMDSIWDFYQKATLATLVISSVIILAAATLTVSLKTYNTARMNPVNVLRDE, from the coding sequence ATGATTAAAAACTATCTGCTTATCACCATCCGTAGTATGATGAAGAATAAGATTTATCTCTTTATCAATATACTCGGTATGGCCATAGCCATCGCTTGCTGTATTGTAGGTTACTACAACTACGACTTTAATGCGAGCTTTGACGAATACCATACCAACCGGCATGAAATTTACAGGGTAAACCTTATCCGGGAATTTCAAGGAAAATTTACTGAGTACGGTTATGTTCCGTTGCCTTTAGGCGCAGCCTTGCGGGAGAATGTTAAAGACGTTGAAGCCGTTACACGGTATTCGAGTGTTTATGCCGATGTGCGTATAGGCGATGAAATTTTTGACACCCGTCTTTCCTATGTGGATTCTGATTTTATAACCATGTTCACCCTTGAAGTACTGGACGGATCATTAAATGCTATTCAGGATAAGTCGCGCGTGCTCATCAGCGATGAACTGGCGCTGCGATTATATGGAACCGTACAGGCCGCAGGAAAACCCTTTACCCATATACTAACCGAAGGACGTGTGCGGGAGTATGAAGTAGGAGGTGTTTATAAATTACCACCTACCAACTCCAGTTTTAACGACAACGCATTTACCCATTATGAAAACTTCTGGGATCTTAATGCCGACTTTAATCAAGGCAGTAATTGGTATTTCCGCAATACCGTGTTTGTGCAGCTGAAAGACGTTAGCCGGATTAACGCCATTGAAGAGCAGCTTAAACCGTATAAAGAGAACAACAATAAGGTGCGCGAAGACTTTATAATCAGCGGCTTTGCGCTTGACCCGCTGGTGGGAATGGCTGTTCGCGATGAATACGCGAGCCGGCCGGGCAGGTGGACGCGCAACGCCTCGCCACTTGCAGCAGTAGTAGGGGTAGGAGTGATGGGAATTTTTGTACTGCTTATTGCCTGCTTTAACCTCACCAACACGTCCATCGCCATTTCCTCGCGCAGGCTAAAGGAAATCGGTATCCGTAAAGTAATGGGCAGTATGCGCCAGCAATTAATTGTTCAGTTCATCGGTGAAACCATGCTGGTGTGTTTTATGGCCCTTCTGCTTGGGATGGTTATTGCTGACCTGCTGCTCCTCCCTGCCTTCAATGCGCTATGGCCTTACATGAAACTTACCACCAACTACCTGGGTAAACCCGATTTTACCATCGTGATGATGTTAACGCTGCTGTTTACCGGGTTATTAGCCGGCAGTTATCCTGCTTTCTACATCAGTAAGTTTCAACCTACCGCAATTCTGAAAGGGAAATTGAAGTTTGGTGGCACGAATTATTTTACCCGTATTCTCCTGGCACTTCAGTTTGCTATTTCGTTAATCGGGATTGTTTGCAGCATCGCGTTTACCCAAAACGCAAAATACCAGCAGGAATTTGATATGGGCTTTAAGCAGCGGGAAGTGCTATTCACCTGGGTAAACAGCGAATCGGAATTCAATGCCCTTCGCGATGTAATGGCTCAAAACCCGGATGTGATTTCCATAGCGGGCGCTGAACATCACTTGTTTTCAAATGCGTACAACGATCCGATTAAGCATGAGGATAAAGAAATTGAAGCGGATATTCTGAATGTGGGCGACAACTACCTCGCAACGGCCGGCCTTACCCTTTTACAGGGAAGGGATTTCATAAAGGATTCGGAAACTGACCGTAAAGAATCAGTAATCATAACCGAACGTGTCGCTTCGCTTTTCGGATGGGATAAACCCCTCGGTAAGGAAATTATTTGGATGGACACGGTTAAATTATTTGTGGTTGGCGTGGTGAAAGATATTTACAATAACGGCCTGTGGGAAGACTTTGATCCGGTAATGTTCAGGTACTCCGCAACAGAAAACTACCGGCACCTGGTGCTTACCGCTCCACTTGATAAGATTGTAGGTGTAAATTCCTATATGGAGGAGAAGTGGAAAACTATTTTTCCTAACCGGAAATTTGCCAGCCGGTATATGGACGACCAACTGGTTGAGGCAACCACGGTGAACAACAATATCGTTAAGATGTTCATCTTCCTGGGTATTGTGGCCGTATTGCTTTCCATTACCGGCTTGTTTACCCTGGTTTCATTAAACATCATAAAAAAGATGAAAGAGATTGGGGTTCGTAAAGTGCTGGGTGCATCGGTAGCCAACATTTCCAGGGTTATTAATGCCGAGTTTGTTGTTATATTATTGATAGCCTGTTTGTTCGGTTCATGGGGTGGGGCCTGGATGTCGGAGATGCTGATGGACAGCATTTGGGATTTTTACCAGAAAGCTACGCTGGCTACCCTTGTTATTTCATCGGTTATTATTCTTGCGGCAGCAACCTTAACGGTAAGTTTAAAAACCTACAATACGGCCCGTATGAATCCGGTTAACGTATTGAGGGATGAGTAA
- a CDS encoding ABC transporter ATP-binding protein — MIKLKNLEKVYTTEEVETTALNNINLEIKGGEFVAIMGPSGCGKSTLLNILGLLDNPTNGEYYFGDHEVSKYSERQRAQLRKGSIGFVFQSFNLIDELTVFENVELPLLYMKVPSSERKQRVEEVLERMNIMHRRNHFPQQLSGGQQQRVAISRAIVAKPKVILADEPTGNLDSANGEEVMKLLSQLNEEGTTIVMVTHSPYDANYAHRIVNLFDGKVVTENIKEHFHI, encoded by the coding sequence ATGATCAAACTGAAAAACCTTGAAAAAGTCTATACCACCGAAGAAGTGGAAACGACTGCATTGAACAACATTAACCTGGAGATTAAAGGAGGCGAGTTTGTTGCCATTATGGGGCCTTCGGGTTGTGGTAAGTCAACCTTGTTAAATATTCTGGGCCTGCTCGATAACCCCACTAATGGAGAATATTACTTCGGAGACCATGAGGTATCAAAATACTCCGAACGCCAGCGGGCACAGTTACGGAAAGGTTCCATAGGCTTTGTGTTTCAAAGTTTTAATCTCATTGATGAACTTACCGTTTTTGAAAACGTTGAACTGCCTCTGTTGTACATGAAGGTTCCTTCTTCCGAGCGTAAGCAACGCGTTGAAGAAGTACTGGAGCGCATGAACATCATGCATCGCAGAAATCACTTCCCTCAGCAATTGTCGGGCGGCCAGCAACAGCGTGTGGCCATTTCACGGGCGATTGTAGCCAAACCCAAAGTTATTCTGGCTGACGAACCCACCGGTAACCTCGATTCGGCCAATGGCGAAGAGGTAATGAAGCTTCTTTCTCAATTAAATGAGGAGGGGACCACCATTGTAATGGTAACGCACTCGCCATACGATGCCAACTATGCCCACCGCATTGTTAACCTGTTTGACGGCAAGGTTGTAACCGAAAACATCAAAGAACATTTTCATATTTAA
- a CDS encoding efflux RND transporter periplasmic adaptor subunit, with product MDRQIKKKKWTLKRIATYGGIGLVVVFVGYQALFADRRSRLKVEKDKITISEVKRGVFQEFIPQTGTVEPSRTVYLDAVEGGIIKRVVAESGAMLKKGDVILELSNLNRELSVLQQEASFNESINRARETRLNIMRNDLEQRQLLAAIDNQLAILEPQYYRQKQLFEKKLISKQEFERTEADYKFNLERKRITYEVYKADSIDRIRQLRETAASEKRMMMSLDGVSKILDNLVIRAPIDGQLTRPQLDVGQSINTGQRLGQVDVVGSYKVRVEIDELYLPRISEGLRATTTYAGKEYELVIVYVYPNVTNGRFPVDMNFVNETPQGIRRGLSLRLRIELGQSSEEVLLPVGGFYKDTGGNWVYVLEGDGNRAVKRSVKLGRKNTEHFEILEGLKPGDRVITSSYENFGNNEVLVLN from the coding sequence ATGGATCGGCAGATTAAAAAGAAAAAATGGACGCTTAAGCGGATAGCCACCTATGGGGGTATCGGGCTGGTAGTGGTATTTGTTGGCTACCAGGCTTTGTTTGCCGACAGGCGTTCCAGATTGAAAGTTGAGAAAGATAAAATCACGATATCGGAAGTAAAACGCGGAGTGTTTCAGGAGTTTATACCCCAAACCGGAACCGTTGAGCCCAGCCGCACGGTATACCTGGATGCTGTTGAGGGGGGGATTATTAAACGGGTTGTTGCTGAAAGCGGAGCCATGCTGAAAAAAGGCGATGTTATTCTTGAACTAAGCAACCTTAACCGCGAATTATCGGTCTTGCAGCAAGAGGCTTCATTCAATGAAAGCATTAACCGTGCACGCGAAACCCGTTTGAACATTATGCGGAACGACCTGGAGCAGCGGCAATTATTGGCGGCAATAGATAACCAGTTGGCAATTCTGGAGCCTCAGTATTACCGGCAGAAGCAATTATTTGAGAAGAAGCTGATTTCGAAACAGGAATTTGAACGCACCGAAGCGGATTACAAGTTTAACCTCGAGCGCAAGCGCATAACCTACGAAGTATATAAAGCCGATTCCATCGATCGCATCCGCCAGTTACGCGAAACGGCTGCTTCGGAAAAGCGCATGATGATGAGCCTGGATGGGGTGAGTAAAATTCTGGATAATCTGGTTATACGGGCACCTATTGATGGCCAGCTAACCCGTCCGCAACTGGATGTGGGTCAAAGCATAAATACCGGTCAGCGGTTAGGCCAGGTTGATGTTGTAGGAAGTTATAAAGTGCGCGTAGAGATTGATGAGTTGTACCTTCCAAGAATTTCTGAAGGATTGCGCGCAACAACAACCTATGCAGGCAAAGAATACGAGTTAGTAATTGTGTATGTTTATCCGAATGTTACCAACGGTCGTTTTCCGGTAGATATGAATTTTGTGAATGAAACTCCGCAGGGAATCAGGCGTGGCCTGTCGTTACGCCTGCGCATTGAGTTGGGCCAGTCAAGCGAAGAGGTATTATTGCCGGTTGGCGGATTCTATAAGGATACGGGTGGCAACTGGGTATATGTACTGGAGGGCGATGGTAACCGGGCGGTAAAAAGGAGCGTCAAACTGGGCCGTAAGAATACTGAACACTTTGAAATACTGGAGGGGTTAAAGCCTGGCGACAGGGTGATAACTTCTTCGTACGAGAATTTTGGAAATAATGAAGTGTTGGTGCTGAACTGA
- a CDS encoding sigma-54-dependent Fis family transcriptional regulator produces MEQKQGKLLIVDDNEDLLKAAKMFLKRHFAQVDTEKNPEAIPALMSNEDYDVILLDMNFTKDVSSGKEGYYWLGKILELDPSAVVVLITAYGDVQMAVKAIKAGATDFVLKPWENEKLLATLYSSMRLRESRDEIETLKIKNQEINKELNSRFSEIIGSSAIMQRIFQTIDRVAKTDANVLILGENGTGKELIARAIHRNSARSHENFASVDLGSITETLFESELFGHKKGAFTDAKEDRAGRFELANGGTLFLDEIGNLSMPLQAKLLTVIQNRKVSRVGSNKETPIDIRLICATNLPLYEMVKENKFRQDLLYRINTIEIEIPALRDRLEDIPLLANHFLKHYAGKYNKPVSKISDAALTRMHKHPWPGNIRELQHAIERAVILSNGNVLQPEDFTFTTQPAKDDGQLNLDQYNLDEVEKLLIRKVLKKVNGNITQAAAELGLTRSSLYRRLEKHGL; encoded by the coding sequence ATGGAACAAAAACAAGGTAAGCTGCTGATTGTAGATGACAACGAAGACCTGCTGAAGGCGGCCAAAATGTTTCTGAAAAGGCACTTTGCGCAGGTTGATACGGAGAAGAATCCGGAGGCAATACCTGCGCTGATGAGCAATGAAGATTACGATGTGATTCTGCTCGATATGAATTTTACCAAAGATGTAAGCAGTGGCAAAGAAGGGTATTACTGGCTGGGTAAAATTCTGGAGCTCGATCCCTCGGCCGTGGTTGTATTAATTACTGCCTACGGTGATGTGCAGATGGCCGTTAAAGCCATTAAAGCCGGTGCCACCGATTTTGTACTAAAACCCTGGGAAAACGAAAAGCTGCTGGCTACGCTGTACTCGTCCATGCGCCTGCGCGAATCGCGCGATGAAATTGAAACGCTGAAAATAAAGAACCAGGAAATTAATAAAGAACTCAACAGCCGCTTTAGCGAAATCATCGGTTCCAGTGCAATAATGCAGCGCATTTTTCAAACCATCGACCGGGTGGCCAAAACCGATGCCAACGTGCTGATACTTGGCGAAAACGGAACCGGAAAAGAATTGATAGCGCGCGCCATCCACCGGAATTCGGCACGCAGTCATGAAAACTTTGCAAGTGTTGATTTGGGTTCAATAACCGAAACACTTTTTGAAAGCGAACTTTTTGGTCATAAGAAAGGTGCCTTTACCGATGCCAAGGAAGACAGGGCCGGTCGCTTTGAACTGGCTAATGGCGGCACGCTTTTTCTCGATGAAATCGGAAATCTTTCCATGCCGCTTCAGGCCAAGCTGCTCACGGTTATTCAAAACCGAAAAGTAAGTCGCGTTGGGTCTAACAAGGAAACACCCATTGATATTCGGTTAATCTGTGCCACCAACCTGCCGCTTTATGAAATGGTAAAGGAAAATAAATTCCGGCAGGACCTCCTCTACCGCATTAACACAATTGAAATTGAAATACCGGCCTTGCGCGATCGGCTGGAAGACATCCCGCTGCTGGCAAATCACTTTTTAAAACATTATGCCGGCAAATACAATAAGCCGGTTTCCAAAATCAGCGATGCGGCCCTTACCAGGATGCACAAACATCCGTGGCCCGGAAATATCCGTGAATTACAACATGCTATTGAGCGAGCCGTTATTCTAAGCAATGGCAATGTGTTGCAACCGGAAGATTTTACTTTTACCACGCAGCCGGCTAAAGATGACGGCCAGCTAAATCTGGATCAGTACAACCTGGATGAAGTAGAAAAACTGCTCATCCGCAAAGTACTGAAAAAGGTTAACGGAAACATTACCCAGGCAGCAGCCGAACTGGGCCTGACCCGATCATCGCTTTACCGCAGACTGGAAAAACATGGCCTGTAA
- a CDS encoding GHKL domain-containing protein, protein MNVFRDFRSRIILRVVLLGASMALFTYMLGQVNMLFAALLTGVVILLQLLELFRFVSLTNRKLTRFLESVKYSDFISGFTTDNKLGKSFKDLNIAFNEVLEAFRKARSEKEEHWQYLNTVVQQVRTGILSFDETGVIQLINANAKKFLGVQAIKNINELQDRNLKLHEAITTTQPGRSTLYKGGNELYLTIQVTELRIRGKDVKLITLQNIQPELQRQEVEAWQNLTRVLRHEIMNSITPISSLTSTLKDVLEYDMIKTNNHYELKKEGAEDLKEGLETIETRSKGLIKFIDAYREYTSLPKPKVKSVRLKDLIEKVALLMKPEIKVRNINFTYECTSEYLTIQADEEMIEQVLINLLKNALEALADTPSPRLQLIGRYDESAVLVEIIDNGSGIIKEAIEKIFIPFFTTKKTGSGIGLSLSRQIMQLHNGSISVESEPDVRTVFTLRF, encoded by the coding sequence ATGAACGTGTTCCGCGACTTCCGCTCAAGGATAATCCTGCGCGTTGTATTGCTGGGCGCATCCATGGCACTCTTTACCTACATGCTCGGGCAGGTAAATATGTTGTTTGCAGCCTTGCTGACCGGGGTGGTAATCCTGCTGCAGTTGCTGGAACTGTTTCGGTTTGTAAGCCTAACCAACCGCAAACTTACCCGCTTTCTGGAGTCCGTTAAATACTCCGATTTTATATCGGGCTTCACCACCGATAACAAACTTGGAAAAAGTTTTAAGGATCTGAACATCGCATTTAATGAAGTACTGGAAGCTTTCAGAAAAGCACGAAGCGAAAAGGAAGAACACTGGCAATACCTGAATACCGTGGTGCAACAGGTGCGAACCGGCATATTGTCCTTTGATGAAACGGGCGTCATCCAGTTAATCAATGCCAATGCAAAGAAATTTCTTGGTGTACAGGCTATCAAGAACATTAACGAACTACAGGATCGAAACCTGAAACTGCACGAAGCCATCACCACTACCCAACCGGGCAGAAGCACCCTTTACAAGGGAGGCAATGAACTGTACCTGACTATCCAGGTTACCGAATTACGTATACGCGGTAAGGATGTGAAACTGATAACCCTGCAGAACATACAGCCGGAACTGCAGCGACAGGAAGTTGAAGCCTGGCAAAATTTAACACGGGTGCTCCGTCACGAAATCATGAACTCCATCACGCCCATTTCCTCGCTTACCTCAACACTAAAAGATGTGCTGGAGTACGACATGATAAAAACCAATAATCATTATGAATTGAAAAAAGAAGGAGCGGAAGATCTGAAAGAAGGGCTGGAAACCATTGAAACACGTAGCAAAGGGTTAATTAAATTTATTGATGCTTACCGCGAATACACCTCGCTTCCAAAACCTAAAGTAAAGTCGGTTCGGCTAAAGGACCTGATCGAGAAGGTAGCCTTACTGATGAAGCCGGAAATAAAAGTCCGCAACATAAACTTTACATACGAATGCACATCGGAGTACCTGACCATCCAGGCTGATGAAGAAATGATTGAGCAGGTGCTGATTAACCTGCTTAAAAATGCACTGGAGGCATTAGCGGATACGCCCTCGCCCCGATTGCAGCTTATTGGCCGGTATGATGAAAGCGCAGTGCTTGTAGAAATAATCGACAACGGCTCGGGGATTATTAAAGAAGCTATTGAAAAAATATTCATTCCCTTTTTTACAACAAAAAAAACAGGCTCAGGTATTGGCCTGAGCCTGTCTCGGCAGATTATGCAGTTGCACAACGGCTCCATCAGCGTGGAATCGGAGCCCGATGTACGAACGGTGTTTACGCTGAGGTTTTAA
- a CDS encoding caspase family protein yields MKTTVMLLFAMAVAGWSAYAQGFVSKTNEVQLDFKKGVPNSSSLPVISWIFPQFEYSNSQEHRFTIEATVSSSIALKSVQLIVGDNTTGEEKFMKNIDLADPRVVTIKQLINIPENGSNFVRIKTENADGAVVSSTRTIIIGMDAVALAIDRKDYALMFATDKYDHWNDLVNPIDDTRAIARELKEKYGFEVEIVENPNVEQVFEKLRDYNQRKFKPQDQLLIFFAGHGTFDETFGEGYVVAKNSLANDKAKTTYISHNRLRGIINNIPSEHILLAMDVCFGGTLDPEIARARSAEAYEDTPTEMVVRKLSQKTRKYLTSGGKEYVSDGIPGKHSPFASKFIESLRTYGGTDRVLTLQELIASMDVLKQVPRTGSFGDDQKLSDFVFISKQ; encoded by the coding sequence ATGAAAACAACTGTAATGCTTTTGTTCGCAATGGCTGTAGCCGGTTGGTCAGCCTACGCCCAGGGGTTTGTATCAAAAACCAACGAAGTGCAACTTGATTTCAAAAAGGGCGTTCCCAACTCATCAAGCCTGCCGGTCATCAGTTGGATTTTCCCGCAGTTTGAGTACAGCAATTCGCAGGAGCACCGGTTTACCATCGAGGCAACCGTGTCGTCTTCCATCGCACTCAAGTCAGTGCAACTGATCGTGGGCGATAATACCACGGGCGAAGAGAAGTTTATGAAGAACATTGACCTGGCCGACCCACGGGTAGTAACCATTAAGCAGTTAATCAATATCCCTGAAAACGGCTCCAACTTCGTTCGCATAAAAACCGAGAATGCCGATGGAGCGGTGGTGTCGAGCACACGCACCATTATTATCGGTATGGATGCCGTTGCCCTGGCCATCGACCGCAAGGACTATGCGCTGATGTTTGCTACCGACAAGTACGACCACTGGAACGACCTGGTAAACCCGATTGATGACACGCGGGCTATAGCCCGTGAACTGAAAGAGAAGTATGGTTTTGAAGTGGAGATTGTAGAGAACCCGAATGTGGAGCAGGTATTTGAAAAATTGCGCGACTACAACCAGCGTAAGTTCAAGCCGCAGGATCAGTTGCTGATTTTCTTTGCCGGACACGGCACCTTTGATGAGACCTTTGGCGAAGGTTATGTCGTAGCTAAAAACTCACTGGCCAACGACAAGGCCAAGACTACCTACATCTCGCACAACCGGTTGCGCGGCATCATCAACAATATACCGAGTGAACACATTCTGCTGGCTATGGATGTTTGCTTTGGCGGAACACTGGATCCGGAGATAGCACGCGCCCGTAGTGCGGAGGCATACGAAGATACTCCAACCGAAATGGTGGTGCGTAAGCTGAGTCAGAAAACAAGAAAGTATCTTACATCCGGAGGTAAGGAATATGTTTCCGATGGCATTCCGGGCAAGCATTCACCGTTTGCGTCAAAGTTTATAGAATCACTGCGCACGTATGGTGGTACCGACCGCGTGCTTACGTTGCAGGAACTGATTGCCAGTATGGATGTGCTGAAGCAGGTACCCCGCACCGGTTCATTCGGTGATGACCAGAAACTGAGTGATTTTGTTTTTATCAGCAAACAATAA